In the Candidatus Binatia bacterium genome, one interval contains:
- a CDS encoding class I SAM-dependent methyltransferase, whose amino-acid sequence MRQADGKRQLYGHARGRTIFVAVGTGSDVRYLPPDLDVVGLDISPRMLERARPRAERYQGRIELRLMDVQQLEYPDDTFDTAVTACTFCSVPDPVRGLRELYRVLKPGGQLLMFEHVRSNVPMVGLMLDALTYVSRLLGPDLNRDTAANVRRAGFQILREQNVYFDIVRTIEAVKPQPAGVTMDIEALG is encoded by the coding sequence TTGAGACAGGCCGATGGCAAGCGCCAGCTGTACGGCCACGCTCGGGGGCGGACCATCTTCGTCGCCGTGGGCACCGGCAGCGACGTCAGGTATTTGCCGCCGGATCTCGACGTCGTAGGCCTCGACATCAGCCCGCGGATGCTGGAGCGCGCGCGACCGCGCGCTGAACGCTACCAGGGCCGCATCGAGCTGCGGCTCATGGACGTGCAGCAACTCGAGTATCCCGACGACACCTTCGACACGGCGGTGACCGCGTGTACCTTCTGCTCGGTTCCGGATCCGGTGCGCGGGTTGCGTGAGCTGTACCGTGTGCTCAAGCCGGGTGGTCAGCTCCTCATGTTCGAGCACGTGCGAAGCAACGTACCGATGGTCGGGCTCATGCTCGATGCGCTGACCTACGTCTCTCGCCTGCTGGGACCGGACCTCAACCGGGACACGGCGGCCAATGTGCGCCGCGCCGGCTTTCAGATCCTGCGGGAGCAGAACGTCTATTTCGACATCGTGAGAACGATTGAGGCAGTCAAGCCCCAGCCAGCAGGCGTAACGATGGACATCGAAGCGTTGGGCTGA
- a CDS encoding TolC family protein, which yields MRRVRIVVAVVAVLGAPAVCRGADDDGLGDPLKLDAVVAYARQQNPEIRGATAKWRAAQARPAQAGALPDPMVDLAYHNESLDRFTLGSTDFAWVRLGASQEIPFPGKLGLKRDIASTDADQAREASRRTELEVISRVKMAYAEYAHLQELLDLLRRNRDLLQKFVRTAEAKYSVGEGIQQDVLRAQVELSLLVDRETTLEQRRQSQTAELNALLNRPASAPLGAAHHLEEKHLTRSLDELTAAALEHAPDLSAAKSRVSGGESMVSLARLEYLPDFVVRADYMHKASLLPEWEVAVGVKLPLYFTTKQRAGVEEAAATLAEARSAQQSVAVNVQARVRDLYARAQAAERLIALYHRTVIPQAHLALESATTAYTVNKVDFLTLLNSFTVTLEYEMRYHEELSNFQKAVAELEAVVGEPVEG from the coding sequence ATGCGTCGCGTACGAATCGTAGTGGCCGTGGTGGCTGTGCTGGGTGCGCCGGCGGTGTGCCGCGGCGCAGATGATGATGGGCTCGGCGACCCGCTCAAACTGGACGCGGTCGTCGCCTACGCCCGCCAGCAGAATCCCGAGATCCGTGGCGCCACGGCCAAGTGGCGGGCGGCGCAGGCACGCCCCGCGCAGGCGGGCGCACTACCAGACCCTATGGTCGACCTGGCTTACCACAACGAGAGCCTCGACCGCTTCACCCTGGGCAGCACCGACTTCGCGTGGGTGCGCCTCGGCGCCAGCCAGGAGATCCCGTTTCCCGGCAAGCTCGGCTTGAAGCGCGACATCGCCTCGACTGACGCGGACCAGGCCCGCGAGGCGTCCCGGCGCACCGAGTTAGAGGTGATCAGCCGGGTGAAGATGGCGTACGCGGAGTACGCCCATCTGCAGGAGTTGCTCGATCTCCTGCGGCGCAATCGCGACCTGCTGCAGAAGTTCGTGCGCACCGCCGAGGCCAAGTACAGCGTTGGCGAGGGCATCCAGCAGGATGTCCTGCGCGCCCAGGTCGAGCTGTCCTTGCTGGTGGATCGTGAAACCACCCTGGAGCAGAGGCGGCAGAGCCAGACGGCCGAGCTCAATGCCCTCCTCAATCGCCCGGCGTCGGCGCCACTCGGAGCGGCGCACCATTTGGAGGAGAAGCATCTGACGCGCTCGCTCGACGAGTTGACAGCGGCAGCGCTCGAACACGCCCCAGACCTCAGCGCGGCGAAGTCGCGCGTCAGCGGCGGCGAATCGATGGTGAGCCTGGCGCGCCTCGAGTACCTCCCCGACTTCGTGGTGCGCGCTGACTACATGCACAAGGCGTCACTGCTCCCCGAGTGGGAAGTCGCGGTGGGAGTGAAGCTCCCGCTGTACTTCACCACCAAGCAACGCGCCGGCGTCGAGGAGGCGGCGGCGACGCTCGCCGAGGCGCGTTCGGCGCAGCAGAGCGTCGCGGTGAATGTCCAAGCGCGCGTCCGTGACCTCTACGCCCGCGCGCAAGCGGCAGAGCGCCTGATCGCGCTGTATCACCGGACGGTCATTCCGCAGGCGCATTTGGCGCTCGAGTCGGCCACCACCGCGTACACCGTCAACAAGGTCGACTTCCTCACCCTGCTCAACAGCTTCACGGTGACGCTGGAATACGAGATGCGGTACCACGAGGAGCTCTCCAACTTTCAAAAGGCCGTCGCCGAGCTCGAAGCGGTGGTCGGCGAGCCGGTGGAGGGATAG
- a CDS encoding CusA/CzcA family heavy metal efflux RND transporter, with protein MVERIIEFSAHNKFLVLIFTAVALVGALYAVRSVPLDAIPDLSDTQVIVYSRWDRSPDIIEDQVTYPIVTALLGAPKVKAIRGYSDFGFSYVYVIFQDGTDLYWARSRTLEYLSKILPVLPEGVRTELGPDATGVGWVFQYALVDKTGKNDLAQLRSFQDWYLRYWLQSVPGVAEVASIGGFQKQYQVNLKPEALLAYKMPIQKVVDAIRQGNNDVGGRLVEFAGAEYMVRGRGYARSIGEIEQIVVGQDTNGTPIRIQELGRVVLGPEIRRGVVDLDGMGDTVGGIVIMRHGENALNVIERVKAKLEEVRASLPAGVDVVTTYDRSELIERSIDNLKEELVMEMIIVSIVILIFLWHIPSAIIPIVTIPVSVFLAFIPMYFMGVSSNIMSLAGIAISIGVLVDGAIVEVENAYKKLQLWQDGGRQGDFHVVRLNALKEVGPSVFFSLLVIAVAFMPVFTLVDQEGRLFKPLAYTKNLAMAIAAILAITLDPAMRMMFARMDPIRFRPRWLSWIANQVAVGTYYPEEKHPISVILFRIYEPACRFVLRFPKSTIVAAILLMATTVPVYMRLGSEFMPPLYEGTLLYMPTTLPGISVTGAQQLLQTMDTLIMEIPEVERVFGKAGRAATSTDPAPFSMMETTILLKPSSQWRHVPRFYSDWPDWLQAPLRHIWYDRISKEDVIAELDQKLRFPGVTNAWTMPIKARIDMLTTGVRTPIGIKIYGADLSVIEGIGTQIESVLRDVPGTRSIYAERTAGGFFLDFTLRRDQLARYGLSVEEAEMVIQTAIGGEPITTTIEGRERYTISVRYAREERDSLEALQRVLVPTMSGAQVPLAQIADIHMASGPSMIRDENAMLAGYVYVDLTGRDIGGYVDEAKKLVAQKVTLPTGYALQWSGQYENMIRVRERLKVVVPVTIFLIFVLLFMNTKSAVKATIVMLAVPFSVIGAVWLLYFLGYNTSIAVWVGMIALMGLDAETGVFMLLFLDLAYYDAIRQGKMRTKEDLYEAIIHGAVKRIRPKMMTVSAAMMGLMPIMWSLGTGADMMKRVVAPMIGGLVTSFIMELLVYPPIYEFWKWNFEMKRGTVDVSTLPIPELRGH; from the coding sequence ATGGTAGAAAGGATCATCGAGTTCTCCGCGCACAACAAGTTCCTGGTGCTCATCTTCACGGCCGTGGCGCTGGTTGGGGCGCTCTACGCTGTGCGAAGCGTGCCGCTCGATGCGATTCCGGATCTTTCGGACACGCAGGTGATCGTGTACTCACGCTGGGATCGCAGCCCGGACATCATCGAGGATCAGGTTACCTACCCGATCGTAACGGCCCTTCTGGGTGCCCCGAAGGTTAAGGCGATTCGCGGCTATTCCGACTTCGGCTTCTCGTACGTCTACGTCATCTTCCAGGACGGCACGGACCTCTACTGGGCGCGCAGCCGCACCCTTGAGTACCTGAGCAAGATCTTGCCGGTGCTGCCGGAAGGCGTGCGCACGGAACTGGGCCCCGATGCAACCGGGGTCGGTTGGGTCTTTCAGTACGCGTTGGTCGACAAGACAGGAAAGAACGATCTCGCGCAGCTACGTAGTTTCCAGGATTGGTATCTGCGCTACTGGTTGCAGAGTGTGCCGGGCGTGGCAGAGGTGGCGTCCATCGGCGGGTTCCAGAAGCAGTACCAGGTGAACCTGAAGCCCGAGGCGCTGCTCGCCTACAAGATGCCGATTCAGAAGGTCGTGGATGCCATCCGGCAGGGGAACAACGACGTGGGTGGCCGCCTCGTGGAGTTCGCCGGTGCCGAGTACATGGTGCGCGGCAGGGGATACGCCCGATCGATCGGCGAGATCGAGCAGATCGTCGTGGGCCAGGACACCAACGGTACTCCCATCCGCATCCAGGAGTTGGGACGGGTGGTCCTGGGTCCGGAGATTCGGCGTGGCGTCGTCGATCTAGATGGGATGGGGGACACGGTCGGCGGCATCGTCATCATGCGCCACGGCGAAAACGCGCTCAATGTCATCGAGCGCGTGAAAGCCAAGCTGGAAGAGGTCCGGGCCTCGTTGCCGGCAGGAGTGGACGTCGTCACCACCTATGACCGCTCGGAGCTGATCGAGCGCTCGATCGACAACCTGAAGGAAGAGCTGGTGATGGAGATGATCATCGTCAGCATCGTCATCTTGATCTTCCTCTGGCACATCCCCTCCGCCATCATTCCGATCGTCACCATTCCCGTGTCCGTGTTCCTCGCCTTCATCCCCATGTACTTCATGGGGGTCTCGTCCAACATCATGTCGCTGGCGGGCATCGCGATCTCCATCGGGGTGTTGGTCGACGGCGCGATCGTCGAAGTGGAGAACGCCTACAAGAAGCTGCAACTGTGGCAGGACGGGGGGCGGCAGGGAGATTTCCACGTGGTGCGGCTCAACGCGCTGAAAGAGGTCGGGCCGTCCGTGTTCTTCTCGCTCCTGGTGATCGCAGTCGCCTTCATGCCGGTGTTCACGCTGGTCGATCAGGAGGGGCGGCTTTTCAAACCGCTTGCCTACACCAAGAATCTGGCGATGGCGATCGCGGCGATCTTGGCCATCACGCTCGACCCGGCCATGCGCATGATGTTCGCGCGCATGGACCCGATCCGGTTCCGGCCCCGCTGGCTGTCCTGGATCGCGAACCAGGTTGCGGTGGGCACCTACTATCCCGAGGAGAAGCACCCCATCAGCGTCATTCTATTCCGCATCTACGAGCCGGCTTGCCGCTTCGTCCTGCGGTTTCCAAAGAGCACCATCGTTGCAGCGATTCTGCTGATGGCGACGACGGTACCGGTGTACATGCGCCTCGGCTCCGAGTTCATGCCGCCGCTGTACGAAGGGACGTTGCTCTACATGCCGACCACCTTGCCGGGGATCTCCGTCACCGGGGCGCAGCAGCTCTTGCAGACGATGGACACGCTCATCATGGAGATTCCCGAGGTCGAGCGCGTCTTCGGCAAGGCCGGACGCGCCGCGACCTCCACCGACCCGGCGCCGTTCTCGATGATGGAGACGACCATCCTCCTCAAACCCAGCTCGCAATGGCGGCACGTGCCGCGCTTCTACTCGGACTGGCCGGACTGGCTGCAGGCGCCCCTGCGGCACATTTGGTACGACCGCATCAGCAAGGAGGACGTCATCGCGGAGCTCGATCAGAAGCTCCGCTTCCCGGGCGTCACGAACGCATGGACCATGCCGATCAAAGCACGCATCGACATGCTCACGACCGGGGTGCGGACGCCGATCGGGATCAAGATCTACGGGGCGGACTTGTCGGTCATTGAAGGAATCGGCACGCAGATCGAGTCGGTGCTCCGGGACGTGCCGGGGACGCGCAGCATCTACGCCGAGCGCACGGCCGGCGGCTTTTTCCTCGACTTCACCCTGCGCCGCGACCAGCTCGCGCGCTACGGGCTGAGCGTCGAGGAGGCCGAGATGGTGATTCAGACGGCGATCGGCGGCGAACCCATTACCACCACGATTGAGGGCCGCGAACGGTACACCATCAGCGTGCGCTACGCGCGCGAGGAACGCGACAGTCTGGAAGCGTTGCAGCGCGTCCTCGTCCCCACCATGTCGGGTGCCCAGGTGCCGCTGGCGCAGATCGCTGACATCCACATGGCCTCCGGGCCCTCGATGATCCGCGATGAGAACGCCATGCTGGCTGGCTACGTCTACGTGGATCTGACGGGGCGAGACATCGGCGGGTATGTCGACGAGGCAAAGAAGCTGGTGGCGCAGAAGGTGACTCTACCCACCGGCTACGCGCTGCAGTGGAGCGGCCAGTACGAGAACATGATTCGAGTTCGCGAGCGGCTGAAAGTTGTCGTGCCCGTGACCATCTTCCTGATCTTCGTTCTGCTGTTCATGAATACCAAGTCCGCCGTGAAAGCGACCATCGTCATGCTCGCGGTGCCGTTCTCAGTCATCGGTGCGGTGTGGCTGCTGTACTTCCTCGGCTACAATACGTCCATCGCCGTGTGGGTAGGGATGATCGCCCTCATGGGTCTCGACGCGGAGACGGGCGTGTTCATGCTGCTCTTTCTCGACCTCGCCTACTACGACGCGATCCGACAGGGGAAGATGCGGACGAAGGAAGATCTCTACGAGGCGATCATTCACGGGGCGGTCAAGCGCATCCGTCCGAAGATGATGACAGTCAGCGCCGCGATGATGGGTTTGATGCCGATCATGTGGTCGCTCGGGACGGGCGCGGACATGATGAAGCGCGTGGTCGCACCAATGATTGGTGGCTTGGTGACCAGCTTCATCATGGAGTTACTCGTCTATCCCCCGATCTACGAGTTCTGGAAGTGGAACTTCGAGATGAAGCGCGGCACGGTCGACGTGAGTACGCTGCCGATTCCCGAGTTGCGTGGCCACTAG
- a CDS encoding efflux RND transporter periplasmic adaptor subunit, with product MTRRTMSIGAALIVAILAVGVVGYLSLRSDGSAATSATAQAPRYHCPMHPTMVSDRPDDCPICGMRMVPIEESEGAPHTAVHGVVPPEHDPPAAKDAATPKAEHGQPGAAPGAQKKIIYRSTMNPNEMSDQPGKDSMGMDMVPEEIDASPAGSTAAVEGRVAVKVSTQKRQLIGVRTAPVEKGPFTRTIRTVGRVTYDESRLRNVFTKVSGWVERLYANTTGQLVKEGEPLLSIYSPDLVSSAQEYLLALRGRDQLADSDMAGDSSDRLVESARRRLLLFGLTPQQITALQKTGEAPTTMTLHAPISGNIITRYVTQGDRIEPGTKLLDIAELSRVWVLADIYEYELPFVRLGQVATMTLSYLPGRTFEGRITFIYPTLSEATRTVKVRLEFSNPDFALKPEMYAQVEIRSDLGERLSVPESAVISTGTRDIAFVDRGEGYFEPRELKVGMRLADRFEVLDGVAEGEQVLTSGNFLVDSESKLKAALAAAGTEKAGSTAGHTH from the coding sequence ATGACCCGAAGGACGATGTCTATTGGGGCGGCGCTGATCGTCGCCATTCTTGCCGTCGGAGTGGTTGGGTACCTCTCGCTAAGGTCTGACGGTAGCGCGGCGACGTCCGCGACCGCACAGGCGCCGCGTTACCACTGTCCCATGCACCCGACGATGGTGTCGGACCGGCCGGATGACTGTCCGATCTGCGGGATGCGGATGGTGCCGATTGAGGAAAGCGAGGGTGCACCCCACACCGCGGTGCACGGGGTGGTTCCTCCGGAGCACGATCCCCCCGCCGCCAAGGACGCTGCTACACCCAAGGCTGAGCACGGCCAGCCTGGTGCGGCACCAGGCGCTCAGAAGAAGATCATCTACCGCTCCACGATGAATCCCAACGAGATGTCCGACCAGCCGGGAAAGGACTCGATGGGCATGGACATGGTTCCCGAAGAGATCGACGCGTCTCCCGCCGGTAGCACTGCGGCGGTCGAGGGCCGCGTTGCGGTCAAGGTCTCCACTCAGAAGCGCCAGCTCATCGGGGTGCGCACCGCGCCGGTTGAGAAAGGACCGTTCACCCGCACGATCCGCACCGTGGGCCGCGTGACGTACGACGAGAGCCGCCTGCGCAACGTCTTCACGAAGGTCTCCGGGTGGGTTGAGCGGCTCTACGCCAACACGACCGGACAGCTGGTCAAGGAAGGCGAGCCACTCCTCTCCATCTACAGTCCCGACCTCGTCTCTTCAGCACAGGAGTACCTGCTGGCGCTGCGCGGGCGCGACCAACTCGCGGACTCAGACATGGCCGGTGACAGCAGCGACCGGCTCGTCGAGAGCGCCCGGCGCCGCCTGCTGCTGTTCGGCCTGACGCCGCAGCAGATCACCGCCCTGCAGAAGACAGGCGAAGCGCCCACAACCATGACGCTGCACGCGCCCATCAGCGGCAACATCATCACTCGCTATGTCACGCAAGGGGACCGCATCGAGCCCGGCACAAAGCTCCTCGACATCGCGGAGCTGAGCCGCGTGTGGGTGCTGGCGGACATCTACGAGTACGAGCTGCCCTTTGTTCGGCTGGGTCAGGTGGCGACGATGACGCTGTCGTACCTGCCCGGGCGCACGTTCGAGGGGCGCATCACGTTCATCTATCCGACCCTCTCCGAAGCCACCCGGACCGTGAAGGTCCGTCTGGAGTTTTCCAATCCAGACTTCGCCCTCAAGCCGGAAATGTACGCGCAGGTCGAGATCCGGTCCGACCTGGGGGAACGGCTGAGCGTACCCGAGAGCGCCGTCATCAGCACCGGGACGCGGGACATCGCATTTGTCGACCGTGGCGAGGGCTACTTCGAGCCGCGCGAACTCAAAGTGGGCATGCGGCTCGCTGACCGCTTCGAGGTGCTCGACGGGGTGGCCGAGGGCGAACAGGTTCTCACCTCGGGCAACTTCCTCGTCGACTCCGAATCGAAGCTGAAGGCGGCACTCGCCGCCGCGGGCACCGAGAAGGCTGGCAGTACTGCCGGCCACACGCACTGA